The Vibrio chagasii genome includes a region encoding these proteins:
- a CDS encoding HAD family hydrolase, whose amino-acid sequence MKNTVLIDFDGVIRHWSNIEMEEYADTLGLVRNPLFTCAFSEKHLIPAITGKISHDEWCNNVCYDLSLVHGESTAAKLVNKWRSLNAEIDYEFLNNIRSLLSNGRVVLVTNATSRLNNDLVNVGLEKAFDEIVNSSEIGIAKPDFLFFQRLLKRLRVKSKHCIFIDDTHRNVEAARAMGIESLLHTSTKETLDFIKDKCT is encoded by the coding sequence GTGAAAAATACAGTATTAATAGATTTTGACGGTGTAATTCGTCATTGGTCCAATATTGAAATGGAAGAGTATGCTGATACGTTGGGACTAGTACGCAACCCTTTGTTCACATGTGCTTTTTCTGAAAAGCACCTAATTCCCGCAATCACTGGCAAAATTTCTCATGATGAATGGTGTAACAATGTTTGTTACGACTTGTCGCTAGTTCATGGTGAGAGTACGGCGGCAAAGTTGGTTAACAAGTGGCGTTCACTGAACGCTGAGATTGACTATGAGTTCCTTAATAATATCCGAAGCCTACTTTCTAACGGTAGGGTTGTTTTGGTCACCAATGCGACAAGTCGATTAAACAATGACCTTGTTAACGTGGGTTTAGAGAAAGCATTTGATGAAATTGTTAACTCGTCAGAAATCGGCATTGCCAAACCTGACTTTTTGTTTTTTCAACGCTTATTGAAGCGCCTCAGGGTAAAGTCGAAGCATTGCATCTTTATTGATGATACCCATCGAAATGTGGAGGCCGCTAGGGCTATGGGGATTGAAAGTCTTTTACATACTAGTACAAAGGAAACACTGGATTTCATCAAAGATAAATGTACATAA